In Cololabis saira isolate AMF1-May2022 chromosome 14, fColSai1.1, whole genome shotgun sequence, a single genomic region encodes these proteins:
- the myo7ab gene encoding unconventional myosin-VIIa isoform X3 encodes MVILQQGDYVWLDLKTGREFVVPVGAVVKLCDSGQIQVLDDEGREHWISPQNATNIKPMHPTSIHGVEDMIRLGDLNEAGILRNLLIRYNERVIYTYTGSILIAVNPYQLLPIYTPDQIRLYTNKKIGEMPPHIFAIADNCYFNMQRNNKDQCCIISGESGAGKTESTKLILQFLAAISGQHSWIEQQVLEATPILEAFGNAKTIRNDNSSRFGKYVDIHFSKRGAIEGAKIEQYLLEKSRVCRQAPDERNYHVFYCMLRGMGPEMKAKLGLGLATDYSYLTMGHCTQCDGRDDLNDYSSILAAMKVLMFTETESWEISKLLAAILHMGNLRFEARIYDNLDACVVVRSPDLVTAASLMEVEPKDVMVCLTTRTLITRGESVTTPLSVEQGLDVRDAFVKGIYGRLFVWIVDKINAAIYRPPSCESPVVRRSIGLLDIFGFENFIVNSFEQLCINFANENLQQFFVRHVFKLEQEEYNLEDISWQHIEFTDNQDALDMIANKPMNIISLIDEESKFPKGTDATMLYKLNSQHKLNSNYFPPKNCYETQFGIQHFAGVVNYESRGFLEKNRDSLHTDIIQLVHSSKNKFIKQIFQADVAMGVETRKRSPTLSSQFKRSLEMLMRTLSVCQPFFVRCIKPNELKRPMLFDRELCIRQLRYSGMMETIRIRRAGYPIRYSFGEFVDRYRVLMPGIKPAHIQEDLQGTSQRIVLARLGNHDDWQIGKTKIFLKDHHDMQLEIERDKAITDKVILIQKTVRGMKVRTNFLRLRRAVTVIQKAWRGYRCRKNYQIMKSGFLRLQAVCRSRKYYRSYRITRLRVTLIQARCRGFLIRQAFWRRLRAVLTVQAYTRGMIARRLCQRLRAERRRRLEAERQRRAEEEQLRNQMTVRRAKVEAERKHQERLFQLSQQQEEREREEKEEARKKKELLEQMERDKEQPVDHSDMVDRMFGFLGDSGPLPNQDGQGPAGFEDLEQTPRGEEAEEEVLNEAPPLPEEEEEDLSEYKFSKFAATYFQGVSTYSYIRRPLKQPLLFHEDEGDQLAALAVWITVLRFMGDLPEPKCQMVINDGSEKIPVMTKIYETLGKRTYKRELQELQVDGENTPVDAQKRNSVRHKLVSLTLKRKSKITEEVARRLTEGGDYALQGNSMLEDRPTSNLEKLHFIIGNGILRPALRDEIYCQICKQLTQNPSKSSHARGWILLSLCVGCFAPSEKFVKYLRTFLINGPPGYAPYCEERLRRTFVNRTRTQPPSWLELQATKSKKPIMLPVTFMDGTTKTLLADSATTASELCNALADKISLLDRFGFSLYIALFDKVSSLGSGSDHVMDAVSQCEQYAKEQGAQERNAPWRLFFRKEIFSPWHNPADDHVATNLVYQQIVRGVKFGEYRCEREDDLAELASQQYYVDYGSEVLQERLLSLIPSYIPDREITSTKTAEKWSQLIVNTHKKGLHNKRRLNTQKVKEDVVDFARLKWPLLFSRFYEAFKFSGPSLPKNDVIVAVNWTGVYFVDEQEQVLLELSFPEITAVSSSRGGKLQGQSFTLATIKGDEYTFTSNNAEDIRDLVVTFLEGLRKKSKYVVGLLDCPNPAGVDSNFLSFSKGDLIILDEHDGEHVMNSGWAHGINDRTKQRGDFPADCVYVLPTITRPQYDIVALVTMTPDQRRESISLSQMSLSEQEDKSKAYTLEEFSYDYFRTPPKSTLSRVMMSKARGKERLWSCTREPLKQPLLKKVLAHEELSQEACLAFIAVMKYMGDYPSKRVRSVNELTDQIFEGALKAEPLKDEIFCQIIKQLTDNHIKYSGEKGWELLWLCTGLFPPSNNLLPHVQKFLQAKKHYPLAPDCMQRLQKALRNGSRKYPPHLVEVEAIQHKTTQIFHKVYFPDDSDEVFEVESSTKAKDFCQNISGRLMLKSSEGFSLFVKIADKVISVPDGDFFFDFVRHLTDWIKKARHVKDGGAGVVPSLTYQVFFMKKLWTNTVPGKDTMADSIFHYYQELPKYLRGYHKCSREEVHQLAALIYRVKFEEDKVHFQNISKVLKDLVPQDQMRHLSPDDWKRSIMTVFNKHSGKTCEDAKLSFLKVIYKWPTFGSAFFEVKQTTDPNYPETLLIAINKHGVSLIDPKTKDILTTHSFTKISNWSSGNTYFHITIGNLVRGSKLLCETSLGYKMDDLLTSYISQMLTTMTRQRSSRGNSK; translated from the exons ATGGTCATTCTGCAGCAG GGGGACTATGTGTGGTTGGACCTGAAGACGGGCCGGGAGTTCGTCGTCCCGGTGGGAGCGGTAGTCAAGCTCTGCGATTCTGGGCAAATCCAGGTTCTGGACGATGAAGGCCGG GAACACTGGATTTCCCCTCAGAATGCCACCAACATCAAGCCCATGCACCCGACCTCCATCCATGGGGTGGAGGACATGATCCGGCTGGGCGACCTCAACGAAGCCGGGATCCTCCGCAACCTGCTGATCCGTTACAACGAACGCGTCATCTAT ACGTACACGGGCTCGATCCTCATCGCGGTCAACCCCTACCAGCTGCTGCCCATCTACACTCCGGACCAGATCCGCCTCTACACCAACAAGAAGATCGGCGAGATGCCACCGCACATATTCGCCATCGCAGACAACTGTTACTTCAACATGCAGAGGAACAACAAGGACCAGTGCTGCATCATCAG CGGCGAGTCTGGAGCCGGGAAGACGGAGAGCACCAAGCTGATACTGCAGTTCCTCGCCGCCATCAGCGGCCAGCACTCCTGGATCGAGCAGCAGGTGCtggaggccacgcccattcTGGAAG CTTTCGGCAACGCCAAGACGATTCGGAACGACAACTCCAGCCGCTTTGGGAAGTACGTCGATATCCACTTCAGCAAACGAGGCGCCATCGAAGGAGCCAAAATAGAGCAGTACCTGCTGGAGAAATCTCGCGTCTGTCGACAG GCTCCCGATGAGAGGAACTACCACGTATTTTACTGCATGCTGAGGGGCATGGGTCCAGAGATGAAGGCTAagctgggtctgggtctggccaCGGACTACTCCTACCTCACCATG GGTCACTGCACACAGTGTGACGGCCGTGACGACCTCAACGATTACTCCAGCATCCTGGCGGCCATGAAGGTCCTCATGTTCACCGAGACGGAGAGCTGGGAGATCTCCAAGCTGCTGGCGGCCATCCTGCACATGGGCAACCTGCGCTTCGAGG CCCGTATCTATGACAACCTGGACGCCTGTGTGGTTGTGAGATCTCCTGACTTGGTGACGGCTGCGTCACTCATGGag GTGGAGCCAAAGGATGTGATGGTGTGTTTGACCACTCGAACCCTCATCACGCGCGGCGAAAGCGTCACCACGCCCCTCAGCGTGGAACAAGGGCTGGACGTCAGGGACGCCTTCGTTAAG GGGATCTACGGGAGGTTGTTCGTCTGGATAGTAGACAAGATTAACGCGGCCATCTACCGGCCTCCTTCCTGCGAGAGTCCCGTCGTGAGAAGATCCATCGGGTTGCTGGACATCTTTGGCTTCGAGAACTTTATCGTCAACAG TTTTGAGCAGTTGTGCATCAATTTTGCCAACGAGAACCTGCAGCAGTTCTTCGTTCGCCACGTCTTCAAACTGGAGCAGGAGGAGTACAACCTGGAGGACATCAGCTGGCAGCACATCGAGTTCACGGACAACCAGGACGCGCTGGACATGATCGCCAACAAGCCCATGAACATCATCTCCCTCATTGACGAAGAGAGCAAGTTCCCTAAG GGAACTGACGCCACGATGCTGTATAAACTCAACTCGCAGCACAAGCTCAATTCCAACTACTTTCCTCCTAAAAACTGCTATGAAACCCAGTTTGGGATCCAACACTTCGCTGGAGTTGTCAATTACGAGTCCAGAG GGTTCCTGGAGAAGAACCGAGACAGCCTCCACACCGACATCATCCAGCTCGTCCACTCGTCCAAGAACAAGTTCATCAAGCAGATCTTCCAGGCCGACGTTGCCATG gGCGTTGAGACGAGGAAGCGCTCTCCGACTCTGAGTAGTCAGTTCAAGCGTTCCCTGGAGATGCTGATGAGGACGCTCAGTGTGTGTCAGCCGTTCTTCGTTCGCTGTATTAAACCCAACGAACTCAAAAGACCAATG TTATTTGACAGAGAGTTGTGCATCCGCCAGCTGCGCTACTCCGGGATGATGGAGACCATCCGGATCAGGCGGGCTGGTTATCCCATCCGATACAGCTTTGGTGAATTTGTGGATCGCTACAGAGTCCTGATGCCGGGCATCAAACCCGCCCACATACAG GAGGACCTGCAGGGGACGTCCCAGCGGATTGTCCTGGCGCGGCTTGGGAATCACGATGACTGGCAGATCGGAAAAACCAAGATTTTCTTAAAG GACCACCATGACATGCAGCTGGAGATCGAGAGGGACAAGGCCATCACCGACAAGGTCATCCTCATCCAGAAGACGGTTCGAGGGATGAAAGTGAG GACCAACTTCCTCCGGCTACGGAGGGCCGTGACGGTCATCCAGAAGGCCTGGAGAGGTTACCGGTGCAGGAAGAATTACCAAATT ATGAAGTCGGGCTTCCTGCGGCTCCAGGCGGTCTGCAGGTCCAGGAAATACTACAGAAGCTACCGGATCACTCGCCTCCGTGTGACGCTCATCCAGGCCCGCTGCCGGGGCTTCCTGATCCGGCAGGCCTTCTGGCGGCGTCTCCGCGCCGTGTTGACGGTCCAGGCCTACACCAGAGGCATGATAGCCAGGCGCCTCTGCCAGAGGCTCAGGGCGGAG CGGCGGCGTCGCCTGGAAGCGGAGCGCCAGCGTCGGGCCGAGGAGGAGCAGCTGAGGAACCAGATGACGGTCCGGAGGGCCAAGGTGGAGGCTGAGAGGAAGCACCAGGAGCGACTGTTCCAGCTGagccagcagcaggaggagagggagagggaggagaaggaggaggccaggaagaagaaggagctgctggagcagatGGAGAGGGACAAGGAGCAGCCCGTCGACCACTCCGACATGGTCGACCGCATGTTCGGTTTCCTCGGGGACTCCGGGCCGCTGCCGAACCAGGACGGACAGGGGCCAGCTGGGTTTGAA GATCTGGAACAGACGCCTCGCGGTGAGGAAGCAGAGGAGGAGGTCCTGAACGAAGCCCCGCCGTTacctgaggaggaagaggaggacttGTCCGAGTACAAGTTTTCCAAGTTCGCCGCCACTTACTTCCAGGGCGTGTCCACGTACTCGTACATCAGACGGCCGCTCAAGCAGCCGCTGCTTTTCCACGAAGACGAAGGAGACCAGCTG GCAGCTCTGGCCGTGTGGATCACCGTGCTGAGGTTCATGGGGGACCTTCCAGAACCAAAGTGTCAGATGGTCATCAACGACGGCAGCGAGAAGATCCCCGTCATGACCAAGATCTACGAAACGCTTGGAAAGAGGACGTACAAgagggagctgcaggagctgcaggtggACGGAGAG AACACCCCCGTAGACGCCCAGAAGAGGAACAGCGTCAGACATAAACTCGTGTCTCTCACGCTGAAGAGGAAATCCAAGATCACAGAGGAG GTTGCCAGGCGACTGACGGAGGGGGGCGACTACGCCCTTCAGGGAAACAGCATGCTGGAGGACCGGCCCACCTCCAACCTGGAGAAACTTCACTTCATCATCGGGAACGGTATCCTGCGTCCGGCTCTCAG GGATGAGATCTACTGTCAGATCTGCAAGCAGCTGACCCAGAACCCGTCCAAAAGCAGCCACGCCCGCGGCTGGATCCTGCTGTCCCTCTGCGTGGGCTGCTTCGCCCCCTCGGAGAAGTTTGTCAAA TATCTGCGGACGTTCCTGATCAACGGCCCTCCCGGTTACGCGCCCTACTGCGAAGAAAGATTGAGAAGGACGTTTGTCAACCGGACGCGGACGCAGCCGCCGTCGTGGCTGGAGCTGCAG GCCACAAAGTCCAAGAAGCCCATCATGCTGCCGGTCACGTTCATGGACGGGACAACGAAGACCCTCCTCGCAGACTCGGCCACCACGGCCAGCGAGCTCTGCAATGCTCTGGCCGACAAGATCAGCCTGCTGGATCGCTTCGGCTTCTCGCTGTACATCGCTCTGTTTGACAAG GTGTCATCGCTGGGCAGCGGCAGCGACCACGTCATGGACGCCGTGTCGCAGTGTGAGCAGTACGCCAAGGAGCAGGGCGCCCAGGAGAGGAACGCCCCCTGGAGGCTGTTCTTCAGGAAGGAGATCTTCAGCCCCTGGCACAACCCCGCCGACGACCACGTCGCCACCAACCTCGTTTACCAGCAGATCGTCCGAGGAGTGAAGTTTGGAGAGTACCGTTGTGAGAGG GAGGACGACCTGGCAGAGCTGGCGTCGCAGCAGTACTATGTGGACTACGGCTCCGAGGTCCTGCAGGAGCGCCTGCTCAGCCTCATCCCGTCCTACATCCCCGACAGAGAAATCACTTCCACTAAGACGGCAGAGAAGTGGTCTCAGCTCATCGTCAACACCCACAAAAAG GGACTACACAACAAGAGGAGGCTGAACACACAGAAGGTGAAGGAGGATGTGGTGGATTTTGCTCGGTTAAAGTGGCCTTTACTCTTCTCACGCTTCTATGAGGCCTTCAAGTTCTCAG GGCCCAGTCTTCCTAAAAACGATGTCATCGTGGCGGTGAACTGGACCGGCGTTTACTTCGTGGACGAGCAGGAGCAGGTCCTTCTGGAGCTGTCGTTCCCAGAGATCACGGCGGTGTCCAGCAGCAG AGGGGGGAAGCTTCAGGGTCAGAGTTTCACATTGGCCACCATTAAAGGCGATGAGTACACGTTCACCTCCAACAACGCCGAGGACATCCGTGACCTGGTGGTGACCTTCCTCGAAGGTCTGAGGAAGAAGTCCAAATATGTGGTGGGACTGCTGGACTGTCCGAATCCCG CAGGGGTGGATTCCAACTTCCTGAGTTTCTCCAAGGGGGATCTGATCATCCTGGACGAACACGACGGAGAGCACGTGATGAACTCGGGCTGGGCTCACGGCATCAACGACCGGACTAAACAGAGAGGAGACTTCCCAGCCGACTGTGTCTATGTGCTGCCCACCATCACCAGGCCACAGTACGACATCGTG GCTCTGGTCACGATGACTCCTGATCAGAGGAGAGAATCCATCAGTCTGTCTCAGATGAGCCTTTCAGAGCAGGAGGACAAATCCAAGGCCTACACGCTGGAGGAGTTCTCCTACGACTACTTCAG GACGCCTCCGAAGAGCACTCTGAGCAGGGTGATGATGTCCAAAGCTCGAGGGAAGGAGCGTCTGTGGAGCTGCACCAGGGAGCCGCTCAAACAGCCTCTGCTGAAGAAGGTCCTGGCTCACGAGGAGCTCTCGCAGGAGGCCTGCCTGGCCTTCATAG CCGTCATGAAGTACATGGGCGACTACCCGTCCAAACGTGTACGATCCGTCAACGAGCTCACCGATCAGATATTCGAAGGAGCTCTGAAGGCCGAACCTCTCAAAGACGAGATCTTCTGTCAGATTATCAAGCagcttactgataaccacatcAA GTACAGCGGGGAGAAGGGCTGGGAGCTGCTGTGGCTCTGCACGGGTTTGTTTCCTCCCAGCAACAACCTGCTGCCTCACGTCCAGAAGTTCCTCCAGGCTAAGAAACACTACCCGCTGGCTCCAGACTGCATGCAGCGGCTGCAGAAGGCCTTGCG AAATGGATCGAGGAAGTATCCTCCTCACCtggtggaggtggaggccaTCCAGCACAAAACCACTCAGATCTTCCACAAGGTTTACTTCCCCGACGACTCAGACGAG GTGTTTGAGGTGGAGTCCAGCACCAAGGCCAAGGACTTCTGCCAAAACATCTCTGGGCGGCTCATGCTGAAGTCCTCGGAGGGGTTCAGTCTTTTTGTGAAGATCGCTGACAAG GTCATCAGCGTGCCGGATGGAGACtttttctttgactttgtgAGGCACCTGACTGACTGGATCAAAAAAGCCCGACATGTGAAAGACG GAGGGGCAGGTGTGGTGCCTTCACTGACCTATCAGGTGTTCTTCATGAAGAAGCTGTGGACCAACACGGTGCCGGGGAAGGACACAATGGCAGACTCCATCTTTCACTACTACCAA GAGCTCCCCAAATATCTGCGTGGGTACCACAAGTGCTCCAGGGAGGAGGTGCATCAGCTGGCCGCCCTCATCTACAGGGTGAAGTTCGAGGAGGATAAAGTCCACTTCCAAAATATCTCCAAGGTCCTGAAGGACCTGGTCCCTCAGGACCAGATGAGACACCTGTCCCCCGACGACTGGAAGAGG TCCATCATGACCGTTTTCAACAAACACTCAGGAAAGACGTGCGAAGACGCCAAACTGTCCTTCCTCAAGGTCATCTACAAGTGGCCCACGTTTGGCTCGGCTTTCTTTGAAGTGAAG CAAACAACTGATCCAAATTACCCAGAAACCCTCTTGATAGCGATCAACAAACACGGAGTCAGTCTGATTGATCCCAAAACGAAG GACATCCTCACCACACACTCCTTCACCAAGATATCCAACTGGAGCAGCGGCAACACGTACTTCCACATCACCATCGGCAACCTGGTCCGAGGCAGCAAGCTGCTCTGCGAGACCTCGCTG GGCTACAAGATGGACGACCTCCTGACCTCCTACATCAGCCAGATGCTGACGACGATGACCAGACAGCGAAGCTCTCGGGGCAACAGCAAGTGA